One genomic region from Xyrauchen texanus isolate HMW12.3.18 chromosome 4, RBS_HiC_50CHRs, whole genome shotgun sequence encodes:
- the LOC127643251 gene encoding protein Hook homolog 3-like, which translates to MSALESVDRVELCESLMTWIQTFGVETSCSTVDQLTSGVAMAQVLQKIDVMYFTDAWISRIKPDVGENWRLKTSNLKKILKGILDYNHEVLGQQITDFTLPDVNLIAEHADAAELGRMLQLILGCAVNCEQKQEYIQTIMMMEESVQHVVMTAIQELMSKEMPVSTGSDSYGELDRQLKKTVEELSDALAIKEEISQRCHELDMQVAALQEEKSSLLAENQVLMERLNQSDSIEDLNSPAGRRHLQLQTQLEQLQEETFRLEAAKDDYRIRCEELEKELLEVRGQNEELTSLAEEAQSLKDEMDVLRHSSDKVSKLEAQIEVYKKKLEDLGDLRRQVKLLEEKNTSYMQNTVSLEEDLRKANTARGQLETYKRQVLELQNKLSEESKKADKMEFEYKRVKEKVDSLQKEKDRMRTERDSLKDTIEELNCVKAQECQLTSGLVPLGSNEASDSLAAEIVTPDIRERLIRLQHENTMLKLAQEGSDNDQIALLKSLLEDANSRKNELESENRLANQRLLTGQSQMEELQKSLQEHGSKSEDSVLLKRKCQEHLEKLRDATNELQEKSVLIEDLENKHTSGAEKIEELEDALKKKDEDMRQMEERYKKYLEKAKSVIRTLDPKQNQGSAPEVQALKNQLQEKDRMLHSLEKEYDKTKCQRDQEEKLIVSAWYNMGMALQKKAAEDRLANTGSGQSFLARQRQATSTRRSYPGHVQPTAAR; encoded by the exons ATTCAGACGTTTGGTGTGGAGACGTCGTGTTCAACAGTAGACCAACTCACCAGTGGAGTCGCCATGGCTCAAGTTCTGCAGAAAAT tgatgtgatgtatttcactgACGCTTGGATCAGTCGTATTAAACCTGATGTCGGGGAAAACTGGAGATTAAAG ACCAgtaatttaaagaaaatattgaaAGGTATTCTGGATTATAACCATGAG GTGTTGGGGCAGCAGATCACAGATTTCACTCTTCCAGATGTGAATCTCATCGCAGAACATGCAGACGCAGCTGAATTGGGTCGCATGCTGCAGCTCATCTTAGGATGCGCTGTTAACTGCGAACAGaaacaag AATACATCCAGACCATAATGATGATGGAGGAGTCGGTCCAGCACGTCGTCATGACAGCCATCCAAGAG CTGATGAGTAAAGAGATGCCCGTGTCCACAGGAAGTGACTCGTACGGTGAGCTGGACAGACAG TTGAAGAAGACCGTGGAGGAGTTGAGCGACGCGTTGGCCATTAAAGAGGAAATCTCTCAACGCTGTCACGAGCTCGACATGCAG GTGGCGGCGCTACAGGAAGAGAAGAGCAGTCTGCTGGCAGAGAATCAGGTGTTGATGGAGCGTCTCAATCAGTCCGACTCCATTGAGGATCTGAACAGTCCGGCGGGTCGCAGACACCTGCAGCTGCAGACGCAACTAGAGCAACTGCAGGAGGAGACGTTCAG gcTGGAGGCTGCTAAGGATGATTACCGCATCCGCTGTGAGGAGCTGGAGAAAGAGTTACTGGAGGTCAGAGGTCAGAATGAGGAGTTGACCTCTCTGGCCGAGGAGGCGCAGTCGCTCAAAGATGAGATGGATGTGCTCAG GCACTCGTCTGATAAGGTGTCTAAGCTGGAGGCTCAGATTGAAGTGTACAAGAAGAAGCTGGAGGATCTTGGAGATCTGCGTCGTCAGGTGAAGCTGTTAGAGGAGAAGAACACGAGTTACATGCAGAACACTGTGAGTCTGGAGGAAGATCTGCGCAAGGCCAACACCGCACGAGGACAACTGGAGACGTACAAGAGACAG GTGCTGGAGCTTCAGAACAAACTCTCGGAAGAGTCCAAGAAAGCAGATAAGATGGAGTTTGAGTATAAACgagtgaaggagaaagtggaCTCGCTTCAGAAAGAGAAAGAC cgtatGAGGACAGAACGAGACTCTCTGAAGGACACGATTGAAGAGCTGAACTGTGTTAAAGCTCAAGAGTGTCAGCTGACATCAG GTCTGGTGCCGCTCGGCAGTAACGAGGCGTCTGATTCGCTGGCTGCAGAGATCGTCACGCCGGATATCCG AGAGCGTCTGATTCGACTGCAGCATGAGAATACGATGTTGAAACTGGCGCAGGAGGGATCAGATAACGATCAGATCGCTCTGCTCAAGAGTTTACTAGAGGACGCCAACAGCAGAAAGAACGAACTGGAGAGTGAGAACAG GCTGGCGAATCAGAGGTTATTGACGGGTCAGTCTCAGATGGAGGAGCTGCAGAAATCTCTTCAGGAACATGGATCTAAATCGGAGGAT TCTGTTTTACTGAAGAGGAAATGTCAGGAGCATCT TGAGAAGTTAAGAGATGCCACTAACGAGCTTCAGGAGAAGAGTGTTTTAATTGAAGATCTGGAGAACAAACACACTTCTGGTG CTGAGAAGATTGAGGAACTGGAGGACGCCCTGAAGAAGAAAGATGAAGACATGAGACAGATGGAGGAGAGATACAAGAAATACCTTGAGAAAGCCAAGAGT gTGATCAGGACTCTGGATCCTAAACAGAATCAGGGTTCTGCTCCTGAAGTTCAAGCGCTGAAGAATCAACTGCAGGAGAAAGACCGAATGCTGCACTCACttgag AAAGAATATGATAAGACAAAGTGTCAACGAGATCAAGAAGAGAAGCTCATCGTATCTGCCTGGTACAACATG gggATGGCTCTACAGAAGAAAGCAGCAGAAGATCGTTTGGCCAACACGGGTTCGGGTCAGTCTTTCCTCGCCCGTCAGAGACAGGCCACCAGCACACGCCGGTCGTATCCGGGTCATGTGCAGCCCACCGCAGCCAGGTAG